A single region of the Streptomyces sp. NBC_00236 genome encodes:
- a CDS encoding alpha/beta fold hydrolase, with the protein MPTFRTYDGTELAYHVMGEGEPLICLPGGAMRAGAYLGDLGGLSAVRQLVVLDLRGTGDSAVPDDISTYRCDRLVEDIEALRRHLGIDGADLLAHSAAGDLAALYAARYPQAVRSLILVAPTTRAVGFPFVEREAREAAALRSAEPWYGQALPALEEIWAGRMTDELRAAARPFLYGRWDAAAQAHADLSARQINSEAAQAYYGQGAFDPAATVAALRTLPCPVLVLAGAYDGVTTPDRAAELAALFPESEFAVQRGAGHFPWLDDPGAFVRTVTAFLDPDVHSVQAGGVRLAHRVWGDPSAPPVVLVHGRCGSSNTWTTVAERLAARHRVYAFDFRGHGLSDWPGRYSFELFRDDLHAFLEVRNLAGATVVGHSMGGAAAYLLAERQPGLIGRLVIEEAPPPFPLETPRAVAERPDGQLDFDWPLVPSIDAQLGDPDPAGRELLGQITAPTLVIGGGPRSRIDQQDIARMARLIPGAQHVTIDAGHLVHTERPEEFLAALRSFGVG; encoded by the coding sequence ATGCCGACCTTCCGCACGTACGACGGGACCGAGCTCGCCTATCACGTCATGGGGGAGGGCGAGCCGCTGATCTGCCTGCCGGGCGGTGCGATGAGAGCCGGCGCCTACCTCGGGGACCTCGGCGGGCTCTCCGCCGTACGGCAGTTGGTCGTCCTCGATCTGCGCGGCACGGGGGACTCCGCCGTACCGGACGACATCTCCACCTACCGGTGCGACCGGCTCGTCGAGGATATCGAGGCGTTGCGCCGGCACCTGGGGATCGACGGTGCCGACCTGCTCGCCCACTCGGCGGCCGGGGACCTCGCCGCGCTCTACGCGGCACGGTACCCGCAGGCGGTGCGGAGCCTGATCCTCGTCGCGCCCACCACCAGGGCGGTCGGCTTTCCGTTCGTCGAGCGCGAGGCCCGGGAGGCCGCCGCGCTGCGCAGCGCCGAACCCTGGTACGGGCAGGCGCTCCCGGCTCTGGAGGAGATCTGGGCAGGACGCATGACGGACGAGCTGCGCGCAGCGGCCAGGCCGTTCCTCTACGGGCGCTGGGACGCGGCCGCACAGGCTCATGCGGATCTGTCCGCGCGGCAGATCAACTCCGAGGCGGCGCAGGCCTATTACGGGCAAGGGGCGTTCGACCCGGCCGCGACGGTCGCCGCGCTGCGGACCCTTCCTTGCCCCGTGCTCGTCCTCGCAGGCGCGTACGACGGCGTGACCACGCCCGACCGCGCCGCCGAACTGGCCGCACTCTTCCCGGAATCGGAGTTCGCCGTGCAGCGCGGCGCCGGTCACTTCCCCTGGCTCGACGACCCGGGCGCCTTCGTCCGGACCGTCACCGCCTTCCTGGACCCGGACGTGCACAGCGTCCAGGCCGGCGGGGTCCGGCTCGCCCACCGCGTGTGGGGCGACCCGTCCGCACCTCCCGTCGTCCTCGTCCACGGACGGTGCGGTTCCAGCAACACCTGGACCACCGTCGCCGAACGGCTCGCCGCCCGGCACCGGGTGTACGCCTTCGACTTCCGCGGCCACGGACTCAGCGACTGGCCAGGCCGCTACTCCTTCGAGCTGTTCCGCGACGACCTGCACGCCTTCCTGGAAGTACGCAACCTCGCCGGTGCCACGGTCGTCGGACACTCCATGGGCGGCGCCGCGGCGTATCTGCTCGCCGAACGGCAGCCCGGACTCATCGGCCGCCTCGTCATCGAGGAGGCGCCGCCGCCCTTCCCGCTCGAAACGCCCCGAGCAGTCGCCGAACGCCCCGACGGGCAGCTGGACTTCGACTGGCCGCTGGTGCCCTCCATCGACGCCCAGCTGGGCGACCCGGATCCGGCAGGCCGTGAACTCCTCGGCCAGATCACCGCCCCCACCCTCGTCATCGGCGGTGGCCCCAGGAGCCGGATCGACCAGCAGGACATCGCCCGGATGGCCCGGCTGATTCCCGGCGCGCAGCACGTCACCA
- the paaK gene encoding phenylacetate--CoA ligase PaaK, with amino-acid sequence MAVLLDAAERMSSEELASLQLERLRATLHHAYDRVGHYRRAFDRAGLHPDDCRSLADLARFPFTTKADLRDNYPFGMFAVPEEQVRRIHASSGTTGRPTVVGYTDKDLDTWADVVARSIRAAGGRPGHKVHVAYGYGLFTGGLGAHYGAERLGCTVIPASGGMTARQVQLIQDFRPEIIMVTPSYMLTLLDEFERQGVDPRTTSLKVGIFGAEPWTQEMRREIEERFAIDAVDIYGLSEVMGPGVAQECVETKDGLHIWEDHFYPEVVDPFTGEVLPEGAEGELVFTSLTKEAMPVIRYRTRDLTRLLPGTARVFRRMEKVTGRSDDLVILRGVNLFPTQIEEIVLRTPGVSPHFQLRLTREGRLDVLTVRAEARAGATPEQREAAAASVAAAVKDGIGVSVGVEILDPETLERSVGKFRRIVDEREQRGS; translated from the coding sequence ATGGCGGTTCTGCTGGACGCTGCGGAACGGATGAGCAGCGAGGAGCTGGCGTCTCTGCAGCTGGAGCGGCTGCGGGCCACCCTGCATCATGCGTACGACCGGGTCGGTCACTACCGGCGGGCGTTCGACCGGGCGGGGCTGCATCCGGACGACTGCCGCTCGCTGGCCGATCTGGCCCGGTTCCCCTTCACCACCAAGGCCGATCTGCGCGACAACTACCCGTTCGGGATGTTCGCGGTACCCGAGGAGCAGGTGCGGCGGATCCACGCCTCCAGTGGCACGACCGGCCGCCCGACGGTCGTCGGCTACACGGACAAGGACCTGGACACCTGGGCCGACGTGGTGGCCCGCTCGATCAGGGCGGCCGGCGGACGCCCCGGGCACAAGGTCCATGTCGCGTACGGGTACGGGCTGTTCACCGGCGGGCTGGGCGCGCACTACGGCGCGGAGCGGCTCGGCTGCACGGTCATTCCGGCCTCGGGCGGCATGACGGCCCGGCAGGTCCAGCTGATCCAGGACTTCCGGCCCGAGATCATCATGGTGACGCCGTCCTACATGCTGACGCTCCTGGACGAGTTCGAGCGACAGGGCGTCGACCCACGGACGACGTCGCTGAAGGTGGGGATCTTCGGCGCCGAGCCGTGGACTCAGGAGATGCGCCGCGAGATCGAGGAGCGGTTCGCGATCGACGCCGTCGACATCTACGGGCTGTCCGAGGTGATGGGTCCGGGGGTGGCGCAGGAGTGCGTGGAGACGAAGGACGGGCTGCACATCTGGGAGGACCACTTCTATCCGGAGGTGGTCGACCCGTTCACCGGCGAGGTGCTGCCCGAAGGGGCGGAGGGCGAGCTGGTGTTCACCTCGCTCACCAAGGAGGCCATGCCGGTGATCCGCTACCGGACCCGCGACCTGACGAGGCTGCTGCCCGGCACGGCCCGGGTCTTCCGGCGCATGGAGAAGGTCACCGGGCGCAGCGACGATCTGGTGATCCTGCGCGGGGTGAACCTCTTCCCGACGCAGATCGAGGAGATCGTGCTCCGTACACCGGGGGTCTCGCCGCATTTCCAGCTGCGGCTGACCCGGGAGGGGCGGCTGGACGTGCTGACGGTACGGGCCGAGGCCCGGGCCGGAGCGACACCGGAGCAGCGGGAGGCGGCCGCCGCTTCGGTCGCGGCGGCCGTCAAGGACGGGATCGGCGTATCGGTCGGGGTCGAGATCCTCGATCCGGAGACGCTGGAGAGGTCCGTCGGCAAGTTCAGAAGGATCGTGGACGAGCGGGAGCAGCGGGGCAGTTGA
- a CDS encoding acyl-CoA synthetase produces the protein MTGVRSSTVDGVVTRSARRTPERTALRYADRAWTYRGLDEAVSTAAAVLMDGHGLHPGDRVASYAHNSDAYLIAYLACARAGLVHVPVNQNLTGEDLAYILSQSGSSLVLTDPDLAGRVPPGHAVRPLRDAPGSLLAELGTPRPFTSAHEPSADDLVQLLYTSGTTALPKGAMMTHGALVHEYVSAVTALDLRAADRPVHALPLYHSAQMHVFLLPYLAVGAENTILDAPDAARIFGLVESGQADSLFAPPTVWIGLANHPDFAVRDLGGLRKAYYGASIMPVPVLERLRARLPELAFYNCFGQSEIGPLATVLGPDEHEGRMDSCGRPVLFVEAKVVDENGKDVPDGTAGEVVYRSPQLCSGYWDKPEESAEAFRDGWFHSGDLAVRDAEGYFTVVDRVKDVINSGGVLVASRQVEDALYTHPAVAEAAVVGLPDERWIEAVTAVVVLRGEATEAELIDHAREKLAHFKAPKRVVFVDALPRNASGKILKRELRDRFA, from the coding sequence ATGACCGGTGTACGCAGCAGCACAGTCGACGGCGTCGTGACCCGCAGCGCACGGCGCACCCCCGAGCGGACCGCCCTGCGGTACGCCGACCGGGCCTGGACCTACCGCGGGCTCGACGAGGCGGTCAGCACCGCGGCCGCCGTCCTCATGGACGGCCACGGACTGCACCCGGGGGACCGGGTCGCCTCCTACGCCCACAACTCCGACGCGTACCTGATCGCGTACCTCGCCTGCGCCCGCGCCGGACTCGTCCATGTGCCGGTCAACCAGAACCTCACGGGCGAGGACCTCGCGTACATCCTGAGCCAGTCAGGCAGCTCGCTGGTCCTCACCGACCCCGACCTCGCCGGCCGTGTCCCGCCGGGGCATGCCGTACGGCCGCTGCGCGACGCCCCCGGCTCGCTCCTGGCCGAACTCGGCACTCCGCGCCCCTTCACGTCCGCGCACGAACCGTCGGCGGACGACCTCGTGCAGCTGCTGTACACGTCCGGCACCACCGCCCTGCCCAAGGGCGCGATGATGACGCACGGCGCCCTCGTCCACGAGTACGTCAGTGCCGTCACCGCCCTCGATCTGCGCGCCGCCGACCGGCCCGTGCACGCCCTGCCGCTCTACCACTCGGCGCAGATGCACGTGTTCCTGCTGCCCTACCTCGCGGTCGGCGCCGAGAACACGATTCTCGACGCCCCGGACGCGGCCCGGATCTTCGGCCTCGTCGAGTCGGGGCAGGCCGACAGTCTCTTCGCCCCGCCCACCGTCTGGATCGGTCTTGCCAACCACCCGGACTTCGCGGTCCGCGACCTCGGCGGTCTGCGCAAGGCGTACTACGGGGCTTCGATCATGCCCGTCCCGGTACTGGAACGCCTGCGCGCACGCCTTCCGGAGCTCGCCTTCTACAACTGCTTCGGCCAGAGCGAGATCGGCCCCCTCGCCACCGTCCTGGGACCGGACGAGCACGAGGGCCGGATGGACTCCTGCGGCCGGCCCGTCCTCTTCGTCGAGGCGAAGGTCGTCGACGAGAACGGCAAGGACGTTCCCGACGGCACCGCGGGCGAGGTGGTCTACCGCTCGCCCCAGCTGTGCAGCGGCTACTGGGACAAGCCCGAGGAGAGTGCCGAGGCGTTCCGCGACGGCTGGTTCCACTCCGGCGACCTCGCCGTCCGTGACGCGGAGGGCTACTTCACCGTCGTCGACCGGGTGAAGGACGTCATCAACTCCGGCGGCGTCCTCGTCGCCTCCCGCCAGGTCGAGGACGCGCTCTACACCCACCCCGCCGTCGCCGAGGCGGCCGTCGTCGGACTGCCCGACGAGCGCTGGATCGAAGCCGTCACCGCCGTGGTGGTGCTGCGCGGGGAGGCCACCGAGGCCGAACTGATCGACCACGCCCGCGAGAAGCTCGCCCACTTCAAGGCCCCGAAGAGGGTCGTGTTCGTGGACGCTCTCCCGCGCAACGCCAGCGGAAAGATCCTCAAGCGCGAGCTCCGCGACCGCTTCGCCTGA
- a CDS encoding penicillin acylase family protein, which produces MPLRNRLRILAVSGLALFTVSASLPPASAHTTRTHHPSGGGLTAVIRYTEYGIPHIVAKDYANLGFGNGWAQAADQVCTLADGFVTLRGERSRYFGQDAAPDGSLSSAAKNLSSDLYFRGVRDSRTVEKLLKVPAPAGPSRATKELQRGWAAGYNAWLAQNRITDPACRGARWVRPVTTLDVAERAFALSVLGGQGRGIDGITAAQPPAAAPAPAPPAPGEAADAAARLLSTQNADMGSNAVAFRGSTTANGRGLLLGNPHYPWQGGRRFWQSQQTIPGELNVAGGSLLGSATMSIGHNAHVAWSHTVATGVTLNLHQLALDPADPTAYLVDGKPQRMTKRTVSVAVEGGGSVTRTQWWTRYGPVVTSLGAGLPLPWTQTAAYALGDPNAVNLRSGDTALGFSKARSTAGIKEALRRTQGLPWVNTIAADSAGHTLFSQSQVLPRITDELVQRCSAPLGRATYPTSGLAVLDGSRSDCVPGSDPDAVQPGIFGPGRMPTVENAPYVENSNDSAWLTNADAPLTGYERIFGNVGTPRSMRTRGAVEDVSAMAEQGRLTVADLQRQQFANRAPAGDLAASGLARACETLPGGTTPGSTGTPVDVSAACPVLRAWDRTVDTGSRGALLFDRFWRRAVAVPASDLWKVPFSPADPVGTPNTLNTSAPPVLAALADAVTELRGAGIALDAPLGEHQSVLRGERRIPIGGGTEALGIWNKTEGVWDAAAGGYTDISTGSSYIQAVGWDGGPCPVARTLLTYAQSSNPASPHYSDQTELYSGERWVTSRFCEEDIARSPALKVVRVHEHR; this is translated from the coding sequence TTGCCCCTCCGGAACCGTCTGAGGATTCTCGCCGTATCCGGTCTCGCGCTGTTCACCGTGTCGGCGTCCCTGCCGCCGGCCTCGGCGCACACCACCCGCACTCACCATCCGTCGGGCGGCGGGCTGACCGCCGTGATCCGCTACACCGAGTACGGCATTCCGCACATCGTGGCGAAGGACTACGCGAATCTGGGCTTCGGCAACGGCTGGGCGCAGGCCGCCGACCAGGTGTGCACGCTCGCCGACGGCTTCGTCACGCTGCGCGGGGAGCGGTCCCGGTACTTCGGTCAGGACGCGGCGCCGGACGGCTCGCTGTCCTCGGCGGCGAAGAACCTGTCCAGCGACCTGTACTTCCGCGGGGTACGCGACAGCCGCACCGTGGAGAAGCTGCTGAAGGTGCCCGCCCCGGCCGGACCGAGCCGTGCGACGAAGGAACTCCAGCGCGGCTGGGCAGCCGGCTACAACGCCTGGCTGGCGCAGAACCGGATCACCGACCCTGCCTGCCGGGGCGCCCGCTGGGTGCGCCCGGTGACCACGCTCGATGTCGCGGAGCGGGCCTTCGCGCTCTCCGTGCTCGGCGGCCAGGGCCGCGGCATCGACGGCATCACGGCCGCGCAGCCGCCCGCCGCCGCCCCGGCGCCCGCTCCCCCGGCGCCCGGCGAGGCGGCGGACGCGGCGGCGCGGCTGCTGTCGACGCAGAACGCGGACATGGGGTCCAACGCCGTCGCGTTCCGCGGCAGTACGACGGCGAACGGGCGCGGGCTGCTGCTCGGCAACCCGCACTATCCCTGGCAGGGCGGGCGGCGGTTCTGGCAGTCCCAGCAGACCATCCCGGGTGAGCTGAATGTGGCGGGCGGTTCGCTGCTGGGTTCCGCGACGATGTCCATCGGGCACAACGCGCACGTCGCGTGGAGCCACACGGTGGCCACGGGCGTCACGCTCAACCTGCATCAGCTGGCCCTCGATCCGGCCGATCCGACCGCGTACCTGGTGGACGGGAAGCCGCAGCGGATGACGAAGCGCACGGTCTCCGTCGCGGTCGAGGGCGGCGGGTCGGTGACGCGCACCCAGTGGTGGACCCGGTACGGCCCCGTCGTCACCTCGCTCGGTGCGGGTCTGCCGCTGCCCTGGACGCAGACGGCCGCGTACGCGCTGGGCGACCCGAACGCGGTGAACCTGCGCTCCGGAGACACCGCGCTCGGGTTCAGCAAGGCCCGCAGCACGGCCGGGATCAAGGAGGCGCTGCGACGTACGCAGGGGCTGCCGTGGGTCAACACGATCGCGGCCGACTCCGCCGGGCACACGCTCTTCTCGCAGTCGCAGGTGCTGCCGAGGATCACGGACGAGCTCGTGCAGCGCTGTTCGGCGCCGCTGGGCAGGGCCACGTATCCGACGTCGGGACTCGCGGTGCTCGACGGCTCGCGGAGCGACTGCGTACCGGGGTCGGATCCGGACGCGGTGCAGCCCGGCATCTTCGGCCCGGGCCGGATGCCCACCGTGGAGAACGCGCCGTACGTCGAGAACTCCAACGACAGCGCCTGGCTGACGAACGCCGACGCCCCGCTGACCGGGTACGAACGCATCTTCGGGAACGTGGGCACACCGCGCTCCATGCGGACGCGGGGCGCCGTCGAGGACGTCTCGGCGATGGCGGAGCAGGGCCGGCTGACCGTCGCCGATCTGCAGCGCCAGCAGTTCGCGAACCGGGCGCCGGCCGGTGACCTGGCCGCATCCGGTCTGGCACGCGCCTGCGAGACGCTGCCCGGTGGCACGACTCCCGGGAGCACGGGCACACCGGTCGACGTCTCGGCGGCCTGCCCGGTGCTGCGCGCCTGGGACCGGACGGTCGACACGGGGAGCCGGGGCGCGTTGCTCTTCGACCGGTTCTGGCGCCGGGCGGTGGCCGTGCCGGCGTCCGACCTGTGGAAGGTGCCGTTCTCCCCGGCCGACCCGGTCGGCACGCCGAACACGCTCAACACCTCGGCACCGCCTGTCCTCGCAGCCCTCGCCGACGCGGTGACCGAGCTGAGGGGTGCGGGCATCGCCCTGGACGCACCGCTGGGCGAGCACCAGTCCGTACTGCGGGGTGAACGGCGTATCCCGATCGGCGGCGGGACGGAGGCCCTGGGGATCTGGAACAAGACGGAGGGTGTGTGGGACGCGGCGGCCGGCGGGTACACGGACATCTCGACCGGTTCCAGCTACATCCAGGCGGTCGGCTGGGACGGCGGTCCCTGTCCGGTGGCGCGCACCCTGCTCACCTACGCGCAGTCGTCGAACCCGGCGTCGCCGCACTACAGCGATCAGACCGAGCTGTACTCGGGTGAGCGCTGGGTGACGTCGCGGTTCTGCGAGGAGGACATCGCGCGTTCACCCGCCCTGAAGGTGGTGCGGGTGCACGAGCACCGCTGA
- a CDS encoding acyl-CoA synthetase, which translates to MNQPPNGFWAQATADPDRTVLIAPDGGTWTAGRLHAEANRMVHGLRAAGLEEGDAFAVVLPNGVEFLTAYLAASQAGFYLVPVNHHLVGPEIAWIVSDSGAKVLIAHERFTEAATAAADEAKLPTSHRYGVGAVDGFRPYAELLENRPVSPPEGRTLGWVMNYTSGTTGRPRGIRRPLPGKLPEESYLGGFLGIFGIKPFDGNVHLVCSPLYHTAVLQFAGAALHIGHPLVLMDKWSPEEMLRAMDTHRCTHTHMVPTQFHRLLALPEGVRQRYDVSAMRHAIHGAAPCPDHVKRAMIDWWGRCVEEYYAASEGGGAFATADDWLKKPGTVGRAWPISELAVFDDDGNRLGPGELGTVYMKMSTGGFSYHKDEGKTRKNRIGDFFTVGDLGVLDEDGYLFLRDRKIDMIISGGVNIYPAEIESALLSHPAVADAAVFGIPHADWGEEVRAVVEAAEGHEAGDELAAEILGHCDGLLAGYKRPKTLGFITTMPRDPNGKLYKRRLREPYWEGHS; encoded by the coding sequence ATGAACCAGCCGCCCAACGGCTTCTGGGCCCAGGCCACCGCCGACCCCGACCGCACGGTCCTGATCGCGCCCGACGGCGGGACATGGACGGCGGGGCGGCTGCACGCCGAGGCCAACCGCATGGTCCACGGACTGCGCGCGGCCGGACTCGAAGAGGGCGACGCCTTCGCGGTCGTGCTGCCCAACGGCGTCGAGTTCCTCACCGCCTACCTCGCCGCCTCGCAGGCCGGCTTCTACCTCGTCCCCGTCAACCACCACCTCGTCGGGCCGGAGATCGCCTGGATCGTCTCCGACTCCGGCGCCAAGGTGCTCATCGCCCACGAACGCTTCACCGAGGCAGCGACCGCCGCCGCCGACGAGGCGAAACTGCCCACGAGCCACCGCTACGGCGTCGGTGCGGTCGACGGCTTCCGCCCGTACGCCGAACTGCTGGAGAACCGGCCGGTGTCGCCCCCGGAGGGCCGCACGCTGGGCTGGGTCATGAACTACACCTCCGGCACCACCGGCCGCCCGCGCGGCATCCGCCGCCCGCTGCCGGGCAAGCTTCCCGAGGAGAGCTACCTCGGCGGCTTCCTCGGCATCTTCGGCATCAAGCCGTTCGACGGCAACGTCCACCTGGTCTGCTCGCCGCTCTACCACACCGCCGTGCTCCAGTTCGCGGGCGCCGCCCTGCACATCGGCCACCCCCTCGTCCTGATGGACAAGTGGTCGCCCGAGGAGATGCTGCGGGCGATGGACACCCACCGCTGCACCCACACCCACATGGTCCCCACCCAGTTCCACCGCCTTCTCGCCCTCCCCGAAGGGGTCCGGCAGCGGTACGACGTCTCGGCGATGCGCCACGCCATCCACGGCGCCGCCCCCTGCCCCGACCACGTCAAACGGGCCATGATCGACTGGTGGGGCCGGTGCGTGGAGGAGTACTACGCGGCCAGCGAGGGAGGCGGCGCCTTCGCCACCGCCGACGACTGGCTGAAGAAGCCGGGCACCGTCGGCCGGGCCTGGCCGATCAGCGAACTCGCGGTCTTCGACGACGACGGCAACCGGCTCGGCCCGGGCGAGCTCGGCACCGTCTACATGAAGATGAGCACCGGCGGCTTCAGCTACCACAAGGACGAGGGCAAGACGAGGAAGAACCGCATCGGCGACTTCTTCACCGTCGGTGACCTCGGCGTGCTGGACGAGGACGGCTATCTCTTCCTCCGCGACCGCAAGATCGACATGATCATCTCCGGCGGGGTGAACATCTACCCCGCCGAGATCGAGAGCGCCCTGCTCAGTCACCCCGCCGTCGCCGACGCCGCCGTCTTCGGCATCCCGCACGCCGACTGGGGCGAGGAGGTCAGAGCGGTCGTCGAGGCCGCCGAGGGACACGAGGCGGGTGACGAGCTCGCAGCCGAGATCCTCGGGCACTGCGACGGCCTGCTCGCCGGGTACAAACGGCCCAAGACCCTCGGCTTCATCACGACGATGCCCCGCGACCCCAACGGCAAGCTGTACAAACGACGGTTGCGCGAGCCGTACTGGGAAGGGCACAGCTGA
- a CDS encoding NAD(P)H-dependent flavin oxidoreductase, translating into METELSQKLGIEHAIFGFTPFPAVAAAITRAGGFGVLGAVRYTAPDDLARDLDWMQEHTDGKPYGLDVVMPAKKVEGVSEADVEAMIPPGHRQFVQETLARHGVPELADGEASGWRITGWMEEVARNQLDVAFDYPIKLLANALGSPPADVVARAHDQDVLVAALAGSARHARHHADAGIDIVVAQGYEAGGHTGEIASMVLVPDVVDAVGPLPVLAAGGIGSGEQIAAGLALGAQGVWLGSLWLTTEEADMHSRALTAKLLAAGSGDTVRSRALTGKPARQLRTEWTDAWDDPSGPGTLPMPLQGLLVAEAVSRIQKYETGALLGTPVGQIVGRMNTERSVQAVFDDLTSGFERAIDRINRIAGRSAS; encoded by the coding sequence ATGGAGACGGAGCTGAGTCAAAAACTGGGGATCGAGCACGCCATCTTCGGCTTCACGCCCTTCCCGGCGGTGGCCGCGGCCATCACCCGGGCCGGTGGATTCGGCGTACTCGGCGCGGTCCGCTACACCGCACCCGACGACCTCGCACGCGACCTCGACTGGATGCAGGAACACACCGACGGCAAGCCCTACGGCCTCGACGTCGTCATGCCGGCGAAGAAGGTGGAGGGTGTGAGCGAGGCCGATGTGGAGGCGATGATCCCGCCCGGCCACCGGCAGTTCGTCCAGGAGACCCTCGCCAGACACGGCGTCCCCGAACTCGCCGACGGCGAGGCGTCGGGCTGGCGCATCACGGGCTGGATGGAGGAAGTCGCCCGCAACCAGCTGGATGTGGCGTTCGACTACCCCATCAAGCTCCTCGCCAACGCGCTGGGCTCACCGCCCGCCGACGTCGTCGCCCGCGCCCACGACCAGGACGTCCTCGTCGCCGCCCTCGCCGGAAGCGCCCGGCACGCACGCCACCACGCGGACGCGGGCATCGACATCGTCGTCGCGCAGGGGTACGAGGCGGGCGGCCACACCGGCGAGATCGCCTCCATGGTCCTCGTCCCGGACGTGGTCGACGCCGTGGGGCCGCTCCCGGTCCTCGCCGCGGGAGGCATCGGCAGCGGTGAACAGATCGCCGCCGGACTCGCCCTGGGCGCCCAGGGCGTCTGGCTCGGCTCCCTCTGGCTGACCACCGAGGAGGCCGACATGCACTCCCGGGCCCTGACGGCCAAGCTCCTGGCCGCGGGCTCCGGCGACACCGTCCGCTCGCGCGCCCTCACCGGCAAACCCGCACGCCAGCTCCGTACCGAATGGACCGACGCCTGGGACGATCCGTCGGGTCCGGGCACCCTGCCCATGCCGCTTCAGGGACTCCTGGTCGCCGAGGCCGTATCCCGTATCCAGAAGTACGAGACGGGCGCCCTGCTCGGCACGCCCGTCGGCCAGATCGTCGGCCGGATGAACACCGAACGCAGCGTGCAGGCCGTCTTCGACGACCTGACCAGCGGCTTCGAACGAGCCATCGACCGGATCAACCGCATCGCCGGACGGAGCGCCTCATGA